AACCCCTTTTCACCTGTAGTGGATGAGTCCTAGCTCCCCACTTAGATGTCCCTTAGGTATTGCTGTTGTTGCTAAACCAAccagcagtgggaagaaaacaTCACCTTTGACCCCTGTAATTAAGCTCAGTGCCTGGGTTGTTTCCCACTGTGGGCTGGTTacatcagctgcagcagagcctgcaCCAGCCTTGCTCACTGCTCCAGTGTTGACAGCAGATCAGAGTCCATGGCCAGGGCCCTGTGGTGCCTCCACCAGTCTGAACTGGCCTGCAGAAGCCCAGGAGGGGGGTAGGAAAGTCTGGGGCTTTGCAGCCCTTGGGTGATGCAAGCTAGCCCTGGGTGCAAGCTTGGAGGAAGGATGGACTTGGGCTGGGAAGACAATGGAGCTGGTCCAATGGAGTGACGTGCTCAGGCTGGACCACAGCTCCACGTTGTGGTTGCCCATTCCACCTGGCTGCAAGGAGCTCCACAACACCCAGGAACACtcagaggtggctgcagcatGGGGTAGACATGATGCCACCGTGCGGGCAGGTCCCCAGGGGTGAGccccctttccccagctgcctgtgaTCCCCACAGCTGCACCCACTGGGCACAGCATATAAtgcacagcccagccagcaccccaccTGGGCCCTGCACCCTAACCTggccctgtgctccagctgtgctcaaagcccagctgtgtcctgcacCCCAAACCCTCCTGCACCCTAACCTGGCCATGCAACCCACTTGGTCCTGCAGCTCaaagcccctgcctgctgctgctgcccctgccacccccttgGGATGCACACTTGCTGGGGTGacgcacagacacacacatggaCACAGatacacactctctctctctcccagcTCTGACCCAAAagtggctgcagcctgcacacTAGGAGAAGGGGTCAGTCGGGGTGTGAATAGTGTCCAAATGGGGGGCTCAGAGGCAGTGCAGGGGCGGAGGGTAGTTTGTGGGTGCAGGGTGGATGTCCTCAGTGCATGGGGTGCAGGCGGGGGATCACAATCAGCGAGTGGGGGGTGGGATGGTCAGTACCCAGGGCAAGGACGCGGCTGTCCTCACCgtggaggaggctggaggggcacggtGCCCACAGCCGTGTTCTGTGGTGCCTTGAGCCCTGTCCCCGGGCATGAGACACACAGGCACCTGCAGCCCCCGCTCCGTGGGGCTCGCTGGGGTGCAGCAGCCAGGTCCCACAGCATGCCCTGGGCCGTGCCTGCACGGGCACCCTGCGGCTGCTGGGGCAGTACGCAGGAATAAGCAGGGTGCCccgggctgctgctgctgcctctccaggctgtgctgtgtcTGCAGCCCGAGGCACTTGCACCAGAACGTTTCATAACGGGAGCAAACACAACGCAAAGCCTTCAGGCATTCAGTCCCTATCGCTTTGCACAGTGTCTTGGACGTGGCACCTCCTGTGACACCCGGGGATGCTCGAGAGGGATACGCCAGGGGATCCTCACTAGCAGGCAAGGGAGCAGGAGCTCCCCGGGCGCTGCAGTAGCGACGGCTGCAGCTGTCCCCCCGCGGATGTCGGGCGCCGTGCGGCGCTGCACATCCCGGCGTgcccggccccgcagccgcgGAAGAGCACAGCATGCCGGGAGTCGTAGTGCGGCGCGCTAGTAGTGCGGCCCCGCACCGATCGCTCCGCAAAGCCCCTCGCCCCGCAGCCTCCGGCCCACCTGCTCCTTTTGCCCTCGGGTAACTACGCGGCTCCGCAGAGCCCCGGTCCTTCGGGCACCCCGGGGACGGTGGGTCTCCGGGTGTTTGCAGGAGGCGGGGAGCCTGGCGCCGGGAAGGGCAGGAAGCGGCAGGCGCAGCGGCTGGCGGGGACGGCCGCGAAAAAGTGGGGCAGCTTAAATGTTAATTTGGACGTGGAGGTCTTGCTGTTATGGCAGCCAGCACCGTCTGACGCCGGGAAGGCAGCAGTTACGTTGCCGTGCATGTGCTGGTGCATTCGGGGTGCTGATTGTGAGCTGGGGTAGGAACTGCcctgcacagagctgccccaAATGCacaccccagcagagctgcgTGCATGTGCAGGGATGTGTGTGACCAGGGCTGGCTGAGCATCCTCACCTCAGTGCTACAAGGTGGGGCTGGCGTCATGaaagggctggcagggaccaaGTCTCTCTGTGAGACCACACTAGGGACCAGGGTCTTCCTGGGTGGGCGGTGAGGCAGAGACCTGATTGCTTTCTTGCAGATGGAAGGTTCAGAGGAGCTGGAGAGAAGCCTCCTGACACAGCCCTGGGCTTCTGTCTGCTTTGGTGAGTCCACTTTTCTTGCCAAAGCGTCCTTCAGGGATACTGGCTACATCCTGCTGATCTCCGACCTCAGCAGCGTCTGGTACGAGAGTGCAGACGCTGAGGCTGTGGGACAAAGGTCCAAGGTGAGTGTCTGGAAAGTCCAGGGACCTCCTTTTCTCCTCACAGCAGCTGACATCCCAGTATAAACTGCTTGGTGACACAATGGCTGTTTGATCCGACAAGGTTTGAGTGCAAACACCTGGCCCGGGAAGTCCCTGGGCAGCTTTGCCCAAGCACTGTTACCCCAGATGGCTAAGCACCCTCCTCCTGGGAGAGCGGGCCAGGCTATTTAGCatgcccagggcagccaggggctGCGTGCTGAGGCTGGCACACTCGTTTCACTTGCGGGCTGGATGGGCAGCTGTTTTCTCCAGGACCACTGTACTGAGGAGCTTGAAACAAGGCTGCCTTCCCAGTGATGGAGAGACTCCTGTTCATGTTCTTAGCCAGGCACAGGCTCCCATGGGTTGTCCTGCCAACATGTCCTCCAAAACACATGGGGACATGCCTCATCCCCTCACCCTAGCCTGTGTGCCCAGGCGCCCACGTGCCACCCCTGTGTGCCGTCTCCCTCTGTCACAgagtggctgtgctgggtggctGGTAGCAGGATGGGTGGGCATGTGGTGCAGCCATCACCCAGCTCTGCATTTTAGCTGAGCTGTGACAGCTCTCAGCCAGCCTATGACACTCATGGTGGCATGTGGGGCAGATGTGCTAGTGGAGACCTTTGCACCCTGCCCACCACTCAGACCCTCTTGGGCTGGTAGGGCAGGGGAGccttcccagctcagctggcCTGGGAGATCCAGTGGGGAATGCCCTGTTGTGAGGCTGGGAGCCAAGGCCCAGGGACGGCTTTTTCAGCACTGGGACACGCAAAAGTAGTTTGGCTCCTTCTATGCTGGAGTTTCTGCTGCGTTTTTTCCCAGTGCCAAGCTCCCTGGAGTGTTGCTGTACCCCTAACCTTGTCTTTCGCCAGGAGCTGAACAAGCGGCTGATGGTCCCtgtgcctgccttcctgcaccGCCTGTGCAACCTGATGTGCCCCTTGCTGGCAGGAAAGCCAGACACTgccacctccttctcctgccaccGCACTGCCAGTGGCCTCAGCCTGCACATGAAGAGCGAGCTCTCGGGACTGCCCTTCTACTGGGACTTCCACTGCTGTCCTGCTCCTGTGGAGATGGTgagcaaagctgcagagaaTCTAGGATGGGGGTCAGCCAAAATTAAGTATTGTCTCCTAATGCTGGGAGGCTTTTGGGTGGTGTTGGGCTGTACTGGTGGCTGTAGGatgcctggctctgcctgctgtcccTCCTGAGGTTCAGTGTCCCTGTTTCTTCCCATTGAGGATTTGGCACCTTGTTCGGTGCCTCCCAGTGAGGCAGGGATGGCCCAGCgcgtgctgctgccagggcagcagggagatgcCCACTTTGGGATGATGCCCCACCAGTGCCCCGCATAGCAGAGTGGTGCTGTTCTCCACAGGCGCGCACCATGAAGCGGGACACAGAGCGGCAGGTACCCCAAAAGCACCCGCAGCCCATCTGTTGCAACAGAGGGTATCAAAGCAGGGTCTCCCTGGCTTTTAAGAGGCTGCTCTTACCCTGGGGTTGCCTAACATTTTGAGCCTCGGGAAGCAGCCCCCGGAGCCCGGTGTCGCAGGCTGAGCACCCGGGGCAGCACCTCGGCCGGAGCCGCGGCAGGCGGGAGGGGCGCTGCGGGCCCAGGGCTCCCCGGGCCGCCCctcgcccccgccgccgcccgccgggcccTGCGGCCCTGCGCGCACCAGAGGGCGCCCGGCACCCGCCGTAACCGCCTCGGCGGGAGCCTAcggcggcagccccggccccgggcgaGCCCCGCGGCTCCGCTGCCGCGGCAGGCAGCGCCCTgcagccccgccacccccctcCCGCCGGGTCCTGCCACGAGGCACGTCCCCTCTCCCCCCGCCGCGAGCCTGGGCATCACCGGGAGGAGTGCTGCGCCCCCCCCGCTGCCGTGGGGGTGTCTGTCCTCGCTCTCAAGGTGGAACTGGGGAGCACATAAACTCGGGGTCCCGGCTCGGCTCGTCTTAGGGGCTTGCTGTCCTTCCCTGGGCAAGAAGCATGGCGGCTGAGCTGAGGAGATGCACGGCCGGAGCTCTCGGCTGGTACCCGCTCCTCTCCTGCTTGGAAACGCactgggtgtctgcagggcaaGTGGGAAGCAGCTGCGCTGCGAGTGGCTGGTGTGGATGCGGGAATGGCAGCCGGCTCTGCCCTGCTAAGCTCGACTCAGCAGCCGGCCAGGGGCTCCAAGCAGGCACAGAGCCCGCCTGGCAAATCGCTGCttgccctgtccctgctccgCAGGGGCCGGTGCCCTCTGAGGGCTTGGGTGGGTGATGGCCGTCACCTCTGTGGCTCGTGCTTGGGGGTGAGCAGAGCATGGAGCCCACTGTGGGCTCATCGCAGGAGCGAGAAGGCTTCACGAGCGATGCTGGGTTTGCTGCCCTCTCACCTTGGGGCTCAGCCTGGCCACAAATACAAGGGgcatgctggggcaggaggatcCCAAACACCCTCCCAGGGGCTGTGGGAGGTGATGGGAAGGAGGCTGCTTCATGTGCCTGGTGGGCCAGGGTGGCCCAGCCAGGCTCCAGGGCAAGGGACGTGCCCAGGGCTCTGCATGGGGCTTGTACAGCCATAACCTAAGGGCAGGCACCAGTGGGCTGCGATGGGGACTTGCAGCCTGCATGAGTCCTGCGCATTGGCATCCCTTCTGCTTTTGATCTCACCTCCCTGGGAAAGTCTCTCCTGTTCCTCAAGCCACGGTTTGACATCTTGGTTCCCTGTTCCTGTTGCCTGTGCAGGAATACACCGTGGGGTGCACAGAGCTGTGGGGAGGGCCGGGGTGGCACATGGGGAActctctgcctcctgctgcacccAAATGGCTGGTGGAGCACTGCCTACCCCTGTGTCCTGTCCCTAGCTGTGaaaggatggagctgggatggagggatgTGTCCCACAGCACCTAgcttcccttctcccagcttaCATTTTTGACTGCTTCCCACTGGATTTGGGTGGGACATGGGGTGTCTTGGGGAACCCTATGTGACCTGGGATGCAGCTTTTGCTAGGGCCTTGCTGGCTGCCCTGCTTTGACCGCTCTATGGACAGCTGTGCACCTCCCTGGACCTTTCCTGGAGCGTTTCTCCTCCATCCTAGGTGTCCCATCACCTTGTGCAGCCCCTAATTCGGATGAGCCTGGTGCTGCAGTACCAGGTGCAAGAACTGACTTCTCTGCTGCTCCAAAAGGATGCTGAGATCGAAGACTACAGGGAGAGTGGGGCTGCTCTCAGCAGAGGTGAGAAGGGGTGCCTGGGGCCAAGAAAGGAGCAAGCAGGGAGCGAGCTTCCTCCTTAGTGCAGGGCTGgtgtgctctgctccctctggcTACTACCCAGCCAGGCTTGTGTTTCATGTTCAGCCATGCCGGCAGCAAGGCAGTAGCCAGAAGGCTGGGGAGCATCCCCTGGGGAGAGCTGAGGGAGGAACGGCCCTTGACTGGTAGCTGGAGGAGTTGGGGAGCCGCCAATGGGCTCTCTGCTTTGCCGAGGGCCCCTGGCTGCTCCTCAGGAGCCAGCCGGGATGCCAGTGAGGGCTGGCCCTGGAGCGGTGTCAGGCACCCTTCCCGAGTACGGTAGCTCACCAAGCACTTGGAGAGCAACCAGGGGCTACTGGCTTTCCCTGCCGTGGGAAGTGCAGCCATGTGTGTGGGCCCCTCTCCAGCGCCCAGCCCACCTTGCCATCCTGGGGGATGGGTGGGCAGAAGCCCCCTCGGGTAGGACGTCGGTCAGGACCTGCCTGGGGGAGCCACTTTGGAGGGGGAGGCATGTCTTCCACCCATGGAGGTTGTCTGGGCACTGTTTTTTTGATTGCCCCTTGCTAGTGCCAtgctctgtcctgctgccaggGTAATACTTGCCCTTCTGCAGGAACATTGTCCCCCTGGGATGTGAGCTCTGATGACGTCAGCCCGAACTTATGTATTATGGCCAGGAAGGTGATGTTGCCTAGACCCCGTCCCACAGCAGGTACCCCACCACAGGAGCCTGGgtctgccctgcagctgcactaGACCTGTGTCAGCCGGGCGT
The Falco cherrug isolate bFalChe1 chromosome 8, bFalChe1.pri, whole genome shotgun sequence DNA segment above includes these coding regions:
- the NHEJ1 gene encoding non-homologous end-joining factor 1; protein product: MEGSEELERSLLTQPWASVCFGESTFLAKASFRDTGYILLISDLSSVWYESADAEAVGQRSKELNKRLMVPVPAFLHRLCNLMCPLLAGKPDTATSFSCHRTASGLSLHMKSELSGLPFYWDFHCCPAPVEMVSHHLVQPLIRMSLVLQYQVQELTSLLLQKDAEIEDYRESGAALSRDRLRTEPFQEKTFQQKSMAESLPLICGVGEGQAFASTLRQLYMAVMQQEAKQALKRQHSEDAEGPAPTAETTGHPHLLPPSQEDETASSSKATTLASSPAQKPRQPVAKAKPKKAKGLFS